In Paeniglutamicibacter kerguelensis, one genomic interval encodes:
- the rlmN gene encoding 23S rRNA (adenine(2503)-C(2))-methyltransferase RlmN: MRISESRAKAEGRAQVRPTAEGWKQAMGDDGRPQLQFTAKKRVSQPPVHLADLTLAERADKLKEIGLPAFRAKQLSVHYFQHYTTDPELMSDLPKDRRAEIAEVMFPKLLTEVKRLATDDGKTIKFLWRLFDGSLVESVLMRYSNRITLCISSQCGCGMNCPFCATGQAGLTRNMSTAEILDQIVQANRVIAEGGLGGQKHPEERVGNIVFMGMGEPLANYKRVMNAVHRMVADVPEGLGMSARGITVSTVGLVPAINKLSEEGIPVTFALSLHAPDDELRDEMIPVNSRWKVDEALDAAFNYYVKTGRRVSIEYALIKDMNDHGWRADLLARKLNARGRGWVHVNPIPLNPTPGSVWTASEKDVTAEFIDRLESAGVPTTLRDTRGKEIDGACGQLAAAE, from the coding sequence ATGCGCATCTCCGAATCCCGTGCCAAGGCCGAGGGTCGCGCGCAGGTTCGCCCGACCGCCGAAGGCTGGAAGCAGGCCATGGGCGACGACGGTCGTCCGCAGCTGCAGTTCACCGCCAAGAAGCGCGTCTCGCAGCCGCCGGTCCACCTGGCCGACCTCACGCTGGCCGAACGCGCCGACAAGCTCAAGGAGATCGGTCTGCCGGCCTTCCGCGCCAAGCAGCTCTCCGTGCACTACTTCCAGCACTACACCACCGATCCCGAGCTGATGAGCGACCTTCCCAAGGACCGCCGCGCCGAGATCGCCGAGGTCATGTTCCCGAAGCTGCTCACCGAGGTGAAGCGACTGGCCACCGACGATGGCAAGACCATCAAGTTCCTTTGGCGCCTCTTCGATGGCTCGCTGGTCGAGTCGGTGCTCATGCGCTACAGCAACCGCATCACGCTGTGCATCTCCTCGCAATGCGGTTGCGGCATGAACTGCCCGTTCTGCGCCACCGGCCAGGCCGGACTGACCCGCAACATGTCCACCGCCGAAATCCTGGACCAGATCGTCCAGGCCAACCGCGTCATTGCCGAGGGCGGACTGGGCGGACAGAAGCACCCAGAAGAGCGCGTGGGCAACATTGTCTTCATGGGCATGGGCGAGCCCCTGGCCAACTACAAGCGTGTGATGAACGCCGTGCACCGCATGGTGGCCGACGTCCCCGAGGGCCTGGGCATGAGCGCCCGCGGCATCACCGTCTCCACAGTGGGCCTGGTTCCGGCGATCAACAAGCTGTCCGAAGAGGGCATCCCGGTCACCTTCGCGCTTTCGCTGCACGCGCCGGATGACGAGCTGCGCGACGAAATGATCCCTGTGAACTCGCGCTGGAAGGTCGACGAGGCACTGGATGCTGCGTTCAACTACTACGTGAAGACCGGCCGCCGCGTCTCCATCGAGTACGCGCTGATCAAGGACATGAACGACCACGGTTGGCGCGCGGACCTGTTGGCCCGCAAGCTCAACGCCCGCGGCCGCGGCTGGGTCCACGTGAACCCGATCCCGCTGAACCCGACCCCGGGCTCCGTCTGGACCGCCTCGGAGAAGGACGTCACGGCAGAGTTCATCGACCGCCTGGAATCCGCAGGCGTGCCAACCACGCTGCGCGACACCCGCGGCAAGGAAATCGACGGCGCCTGCGGCCAGCTGGCGGCAGCCGAGTAG
- a CDS encoding MarR family winged helix-turn-helix transcriptional regulator, with translation MEREELPTIFNLASSDPRSELIDRSGLSDETLQQIDHIMAEMGRLRAVERKISRASQRYMNLNETDMRAIRFLISAKNTSISVTPGMLAKHLVITTASVTKMIDRLEKAGHVVRTSHPTDRRSLCVTVTAETHMAAREQVGRHHAARFGAAARLSAKEREVVIRFLSETARDLEDSIASVGERAGDDA, from the coding sequence ATGGAACGCGAAGAGCTTCCCACCATCTTCAACCTAGCCTCGAGCGACCCGCGCAGCGAACTGATCGACAGGTCCGGGCTGAGCGATGAAACGCTGCAGCAGATCGACCACATCATGGCGGAGATGGGTCGGCTACGCGCCGTCGAGCGCAAGATCTCCCGCGCCTCCCAGCGCTACATGAACCTGAACGAGACGGACATGCGAGCCATTCGCTTCCTGATCTCGGCCAAGAACACTTCGATATCGGTGACACCCGGCATGTTGGCCAAACACCTGGTGATCACCACGGCATCTGTAACCAAGATGATTGACCGCCTTGAAAAGGCGGGGCATGTGGTGCGCACTTCGCATCCGACCGACCGCCGGTCGCTCTGCGTCACCGTCACTGCCGAAACACACATGGCAGCACGCGAACAAGTTGGCCGCCACCACGCGGCGCGCTTCGGCGCCGCGGCGCGGCTCAGCGCCAAGGAACGGGAAGTCGTCATTCGCTTCCTCTCCGAGACCGCCCGCGATCTGGAGGACAGCATCGCTTCGGTCGGCGAGCGCGCCGGCGACGACGCGTAA
- a CDS encoding SDR family oxidoreductase encodes MSVIAVTGASGYIGGRLVPLLLENGHQVRVLTRRKDALRDVPWRAEVEVIEGDLTDLRAAQELCRGAAVLYYLVHSMGGTSDFAPLEERCAQTIVQAARAEGLERFVYLSGLHPDGELSRHLSSRVRVGEILEASGIPTLTLQAGLIIGSGSASFEMVRHLTDVLPVMPAPHWVLNKVQPIAVRDALHYLGRAAELQPDISGAFDIGGPDAHSYGDMMRLYADAARIRRPVIWPLPVLTPWLAAQWVNLVTPIPRSLAIPLVESLQHDCVMRNRDIDSIIERPEGGLTGYRRAVELALAKMEADTVETTWATAHALESPAEPLPSDPQWAGQTVYTDDRERATTAAPSQLFTVIQGIGGDTGYYSLPGAWAVRGFMDKLAGGVGLRRGRRSRQSLALGDALDWWRVEELVPGELLRLRAEMRVPGRAWLELSVKPIPGGSLYRQRAVFFPRGLAGRLYWLSILPFHGVIFSSMARRITTAAENLGETKNRG; translated from the coding sequence ATGAGTGTCATTGCAGTGACGGGAGCCTCGGGTTACATCGGTGGGCGGCTGGTCCCGTTGTTGCTGGAAAACGGCCACCAGGTGCGGGTGCTGACCCGCCGGAAGGATGCCCTCCGCGATGTTCCCTGGCGTGCAGAGGTGGAGGTGATCGAGGGAGACCTCACCGATCTGCGCGCCGCGCAGGAACTCTGCCGCGGCGCAGCCGTCCTCTACTATTTGGTGCACTCCATGGGAGGGACCTCTGACTTCGCGCCGCTTGAGGAACGCTGTGCGCAAACCATCGTCCAAGCGGCAAGGGCGGAAGGTCTCGAACGCTTCGTTTACCTTTCGGGGTTGCACCCCGACGGTGAACTCAGCCGCCACCTGTCCTCACGGGTCAGGGTGGGGGAGATCCTCGAAGCCAGCGGCATCCCCACACTGACGTTGCAGGCGGGGCTGATCATCGGTTCGGGCTCGGCAAGCTTTGAAATGGTCCGGCACCTCACCGACGTGTTGCCGGTGATGCCCGCCCCGCACTGGGTGCTCAACAAAGTCCAGCCCATCGCCGTGCGCGATGCCTTGCACTACCTGGGCCGTGCTGCGGAACTCCAGCCAGACATTTCCGGCGCCTTCGACATCGGCGGCCCCGATGCGCACAGCTACGGCGACATGATGCGTCTCTATGCGGATGCCGCACGCATTCGCCGCCCCGTCATTTGGCCGCTCCCGGTGCTGACCCCGTGGCTGGCGGCGCAATGGGTCAACCTTGTCACCCCTATTCCGCGATCCCTCGCGATACCGCTGGTCGAATCCCTGCAGCATGACTGCGTGATGCGCAACAGGGACATCGACTCGATCATCGAACGTCCCGAAGGAGGGTTGACGGGGTACCGCAGGGCCGTGGAGCTCGCGCTGGCCAAGATGGAGGCGGACACCGTGGAAACGACATGGGCCACGGCCCACGCGCTGGAGTCCCCGGCCGAACCGCTGCCTTCCGACCCCCAGTGGGCGGGACAAACCGTCTACACGGATGATCGGGAACGGGCAACCACGGCCGCACCGAGCCAGCTCTTCACCGTGATCCAGGGGATCGGCGGGGACACCGGCTACTACTCGCTTCCCGGAGCCTGGGCCGTGCGCGGGTTCATGGACAAACTGGCCGGGGGAGTGGGCTTGCGCCGGGGCAGGCGCAGCCGCCAGTCCCTGGCGCTTGGCGATGCACTGGATTGGTGGCGCGTCGAGGAACTGGTGCCCGGCGAGCTGTTGCGCCTGCGTGCGGAGATGCGCGTCCCGGGCCGGGCCTGGTTGGAGCTCTCGGTGAAACCCATTCCGGGCGGCAGCCTCTACAGGCAGCGGGCCGTCTTCTTCCCCCGCGGGCTGGCCGGACGCCTCTATTGGCTATCGATCCTGCCGTTCCACGGGGTGATCTTTTCCTCCATGGCCCGCAGAATCACCACCGCCGCGGAAAACCTTGGGGAAACCAAGAATCGGGGTTGA
- a CDS encoding tryptophan-rich sensory protein: protein MHVEEKSPMAIPLLVALAVFAAIGGAFVGSGALGGTPIKDAADGWLGADSTLVAPGTGAFVIWTFIYLGLAVYAVWQLGATARSSPTQRILRPLAAASAILNALWLAVVQLGWLGISVLVILALLLVLIRIFMLLVQEPVVDLTERWIMWLTFGPYLGWVSVATVANMAAWLASLGVGSDAGWAQPLAAVLVVIAVLIGAATVLYSRGRMSAALAMVWGIAWIGVGRSDGGTSSTIVAVTAFIGAGALLVFTVVAGVALTSRRKQMQEAQP from the coding sequence ATGCACGTCGAAGAGAAAAGCCCAATGGCGATCCCGTTGCTGGTCGCGCTGGCGGTGTTCGCGGCGATCGGTGGGGCGTTCGTGGGCAGCGGGGCTTTGGGCGGTACGCCCATCAAGGATGCGGCCGACGGATGGCTGGGTGCCGATTCGACGCTGGTGGCGCCGGGCACCGGAGCGTTTGTGATCTGGACGTTCATCTACCTGGGGCTGGCCGTCTATGCGGTGTGGCAGCTGGGTGCAACGGCCCGAAGTTCCCCCACCCAGCGCATTTTGCGGCCGCTGGCTGCCGCCTCGGCGATCCTCAACGCCCTGTGGCTTGCGGTGGTGCAGCTCGGCTGGCTGGGGATCAGCGTCCTGGTGATACTTGCGTTGCTTCTGGTGCTGATCCGGATCTTCATGCTGTTGGTCCAGGAACCCGTCGTCGACCTGACCGAGCGCTGGATCATGTGGCTGACCTTCGGGCCCTACCTGGGGTGGGTGAGCGTCGCGACGGTTGCGAACATGGCGGCGTGGCTGGCCTCCCTCGGTGTGGGTAGCGATGCCGGTTGGGCGCAACCGCTGGCTGCGGTGTTGGTCGTCATCGCGGTACTCATTGGCGCCGCCACGGTGCTGTATTCGAGGGGACGGATGTCGGCTGCCTTGGCCATGGTGTGGGGCATTGCCTGGATCGGCGTCGGTCGCAGCGACGGAGGGACGTCTTCGACGATTGTCGCCGTGACTGCATTTATCGGAGCGGGTGCCCTGCTGGTGTTCACGGTGGTTGCCGGGGTGGCGCTCACTTCCCGCCGGAAGCAGATGCAAGAGGCACAGCCATGA
- a CDS encoding MarR family winged helix-turn-helix transcriptional regulator encodes MIRVSPDDGSALHPASRLLHEVLVLNDALEHAMCRHLNINETDFQALQHLIRFHSMTPSELAARLHISTAATTAVIDRMSERGHVLRAPHPSDRRSFLLSPSPTAITQTLTALRPLFNDAERVVQTLAPGEQQAVVRYLDAMLEAMHTQIDTMDTPTTKNRSGRS; translated from the coding sequence ATGATTCGAGTATCCCCGGACGACGGGTCTGCGCTGCACCCCGCCTCGCGGTTGCTGCATGAGGTGCTGGTTCTCAACGATGCCCTCGAACACGCGATGTGCCGCCATCTGAACATCAATGAAACCGACTTCCAGGCCCTGCAGCACCTGATTCGCTTTCACTCCATGACCCCCAGCGAATTGGCCGCGCGGCTGCATATTTCGACGGCGGCCACCACCGCCGTCATAGACAGGATGAGCGAACGCGGCCACGTGCTCCGGGCACCGCACCCCAGCGATCGCCGCAGTTTCCTTCTATCCCCCAGCCCCACGGCAATCACCCAGACCCTCACCGCACTGCGCCCGCTCTTCAACGATGCCGAACGCGTCGTCCAGACCCTGGCTCCCGGCGAGCAACAGGCAGTGGTGCGCTACCTCGACGCCATGCTCGAGGCCATGCATACGCAGATCGACACCATGGACACCCCCACCACCAAGAATCGGAGCGGACGATCATGA
- a CDS encoding polyprenyl synthetase family protein yields MSLPTHSAVQTRGGTTIDPSPPLERSVRRELDAVIGEYRQTAAAYSPATAILWERIGTALEGGKLTRPRLAMLGHEAFGGRDTRRVITLGCAFELLHGSLLMHDDVIDRDFTRRGRPTLSAHYRDEALAQGKSPADAEHAGHAAAIIAGDLLLAASIKLALKAAGSLPAAAAIEHSFHQAIHNAGAGELEDLLFSLAGSPAKVPEVLRMEELKTAAYSFQVPLQAGALLAGADAEEAAALGAIGSQLGVAYQLIDDVLGTFGDPAVTGKSIESDLREGKSTILTAMASTTPAFAANLQLFREHRTDVATLRESLQRTGAESLARQLAEELCHGATQSAHQLRLPAHVSAALEDFASLILHRGV; encoded by the coding sequence ATGAGCCTGCCAACCCACAGCGCCGTGCAGACCCGCGGCGGAACGACGATCGATCCTTCGCCGCCCCTGGAACGGTCGGTTCGCCGTGAACTGGACGCCGTCATCGGCGAATACCGACAGACCGCGGCCGCGTACTCGCCGGCGACCGCGATTCTCTGGGAGCGCATCGGCACGGCCCTTGAGGGCGGAAAACTCACGCGGCCGCGCCTGGCCATGCTGGGCCACGAGGCCTTCGGCGGCCGGGACACCAGGCGCGTCATCACGCTGGGATGCGCGTTCGAGCTGCTCCACGGCTCGCTGCTGATGCATGACGATGTGATCGACAGGGACTTCACGCGCCGCGGACGGCCAACCCTCTCCGCGCACTACCGCGACGAGGCACTCGCCCAAGGAAAATCACCGGCCGATGCCGAGCACGCCGGCCATGCGGCCGCAATCATCGCCGGGGACCTCCTGCTGGCGGCCTCCATCAAGCTGGCACTCAAAGCGGCAGGTTCCCTGCCCGCGGCCGCCGCCATTGAGCACTCCTTCCACCAAGCCATCCACAATGCCGGTGCCGGCGAGCTGGAGGACCTGCTCTTTTCCCTCGCAGGTTCCCCCGCCAAGGTCCCCGAGGTGCTCCGCATGGAGGAACTGAAAACCGCCGCCTACTCCTTCCAGGTGCCGCTCCAGGCAGGTGCGCTCCTGGCCGGGGCCGACGCCGAAGAGGCGGCGGCCCTCGGGGCCATCGGCAGCCAGCTGGGGGTCGCGTACCAACTCATCGACGACGTGCTGGGGACCTTCGGGGACCCGGCGGTCACCGGGAAATCCATCGAATCGGATCTGCGCGAGGGCAAGAGCACCATCCTTACGGCGATGGCCTCCACGACACCCGCGTTCGCGGCGAACCTGCAGCTCTTCCGCGAACACCGGACGGACGTTGCAACGCTGCGCGAAAGCCTGCAGCGCACCGGTGCCGAATCCCTCGCCAGGCAGCTTGCCGAGGAACTCTGCCACGGCGCCACCCAATCGGCCCACCAGCTCCGGCTGCCGGCCCACGTGAGCGCCGCGCTGGAGGATTTCGCCTCACTCATCCTGCACAGGGGGGTCTAG
- a CDS encoding phytoene/squalene synthase family protein, protein MEHTALERYTEAASSSARVVITQYSTSFSLACRMLDRDSRRHISNIYALVRLADEVVDGVAREAGLDPQAVAEALARLESETEAALLTGYSTNLIVHAFACTARSQGIGTELTRPFFASMRADLSITTHDAATLDQYIYGSAEVVGLMCLRVFRSMPQAPAGHDAELETAARHLGAAFQKVNFLRDLPTDTGELGRSYFPGLDPTAFSGTHKDALVAEIRADLSAAALGIPYLAPRAARAVRMAHGLFGALLRELDRTTAAQLMYQRISVPARRKALIALRSTIGTRRKEAA, encoded by the coding sequence ATGGAACACACGGCATTGGAACGCTACACGGAAGCCGCGAGCAGCAGCGCCCGCGTGGTCATTACGCAATATTCGACGTCCTTTTCGCTGGCCTGCAGGATGCTCGACCGAGATTCCCGCAGGCACATCTCCAACATCTACGCGCTGGTGCGCCTGGCCGACGAGGTGGTGGACGGGGTGGCACGCGAGGCGGGCCTGGATCCGCAGGCTGTCGCCGAGGCGCTGGCCCGGCTCGAGTCCGAGACCGAGGCCGCGCTGCTCACCGGCTACAGCACCAACCTGATAGTCCACGCCTTCGCGTGCACCGCCCGAAGCCAAGGCATCGGCACCGAACTGACCCGACCGTTCTTCGCCTCCATGCGCGCCGACCTGTCCATCACCACCCACGATGCCGCCACCCTGGACCAATACATCTACGGATCGGCCGAGGTCGTGGGACTCATGTGCCTGCGGGTGTTCCGGTCGATGCCGCAGGCACCGGCCGGGCACGACGCTGAACTCGAAACCGCGGCCCGGCACCTGGGCGCCGCCTTCCAAAAGGTCAATTTCCTGCGCGACCTCCCCACGGACACCGGCGAGCTGGGTCGCAGCTACTTCCCCGGCTTGGACCCCACCGCTTTTTCCGGCACCCACAAGGATGCGCTGGTCGCCGAAATCCGCGCCGACCTTTCCGCCGCCGCGCTCGGCATCCCGTACCTGGCACCGCGCGCGGCCCGGGCCGTACGTATGGCCCACGGGCTTTTTGGCGCACTGCTGCGGGAGTTGGACCGCACGACGGCGGCGCAGCTGATGTACCAACGAATCTCTGTCCCCGCGCGGCGCAAGGCGCTGATCGCGTTGCGCTCGACGATCGGCACCCGCAGAAAGGAAGCGGCGTGA
- the crtI gene encoding phytoene desaturase family protein produces MKHQSSEYVVVIGGGFSGLATAGLLAASGHRVTLLEMQDSLGGRAGRLHRDGFSFDTGPSWYLMPEVIEHWFKLMGTSTTVELDLVDLEVGYRTWFQGHPDPLDMTTGPGAVAAFESVQTGAGVALEKYLAYAETSYGLALEHFLYDGFSSVRSLLNPRLPALLPRLAPLLSRSLDSFVAQRFSDPRLRQILGYPAVFLGSSPKHTPALYHLMSHLDLTQGVKYPLGGFAKLVDAMAELCTKAGVKIVTGATAEGIDTVQTGRHTRVDSVRWSDSRGETHRLDASVVVGAADLHHIESRLLPRKLRSSSDAAWKRRDPGPSAVLICLGIRGKLPKLLHHNLLFTQDWDENFGRIRRGEPLDTETSIYVCMPSATDPGVAPAGHENLFMLIPAPTLPEWGTGGADGNGSEQVEAVADAALAQLAAWAGIPDLAERIVVRQTFGPGDFVNNVNAWRGGALGLAHTLGQSAFFRPANRSAKVEGLHYAGSSVRPGVGVPMCLISAEITAKAVNGIKDLGPFSMDGQNRDAREPEGDVQEERVAK; encoded by the coding sequence GTGAAACACCAATCCTCCGAATACGTGGTGGTCATCGGCGGCGGATTCTCCGGCCTGGCCACCGCCGGGCTGCTGGCGGCCTCCGGCCACCGGGTCACGCTGCTGGAAATGCAGGACTCACTGGGCGGGCGGGCCGGACGGCTGCACCGAGACGGGTTCAGCTTCGACACGGGCCCGTCCTGGTACCTCATGCCGGAGGTCATCGAGCACTGGTTCAAACTCATGGGCACCTCCACCACGGTGGAACTCGACCTGGTTGACCTGGAGGTCGGGTACCGCACCTGGTTCCAGGGCCACCCCGATCCTCTGGACATGACCACGGGGCCGGGCGCGGTGGCAGCCTTCGAATCCGTGCAGACCGGGGCCGGGGTCGCTCTGGAAAAATACCTGGCCTACGCCGAAACCAGCTACGGGCTGGCGCTGGAACATTTCCTGTACGACGGCTTCTCCTCGGTCCGGTCCCTGCTCAATCCCCGGCTGCCGGCCCTGTTGCCCCGGCTGGCACCGCTGCTGTCCCGCTCGCTGGATTCGTTCGTCGCCCAGCGTTTCAGCGATCCCCGCCTGCGCCAGATCCTGGGCTACCCGGCGGTCTTTCTGGGCAGCAGCCCCAAACACACACCGGCCCTGTACCACTTGATGAGCCACCTGGACCTGACCCAGGGAGTGAAGTATCCGCTCGGCGGATTCGCCAAGCTGGTCGATGCCATGGCCGAGCTGTGCACCAAGGCCGGGGTCAAGATCGTCACCGGTGCCACGGCGGAGGGCATCGACACCGTGCAAACCGGCCGGCATACCCGAGTGGATTCGGTGCGCTGGAGCGACAGCCGCGGCGAAACCCATCGCCTCGATGCGAGCGTGGTGGTCGGCGCCGCCGACCTGCACCACATCGAATCGCGGCTGCTGCCCCGGAAGCTGCGCTCTTCCTCCGATGCCGCGTGGAAGCGCCGCGACCCGGGTCCCAGCGCCGTGCTGATCTGCCTGGGCATCCGCGGCAAGCTGCCGAAGCTGCTCCACCACAACTTACTTTTCACCCAAGACTGGGACGAGAACTTCGGCCGCATCCGCCGCGGGGAACCGCTGGATACGGAGACCAGCATCTACGTGTGCATGCCCAGCGCCACGGATCCGGGAGTCGCCCCGGCCGGGCACGAGAACCTCTTCATGCTCATTCCCGCCCCGACGCTGCCGGAGTGGGGAACCGGCGGTGCCGACGGAAACGGCAGCGAACAGGTGGAGGCCGTCGCCGATGCGGCCCTGGCCCAGCTGGCGGCCTGGGCAGGCATCCCTGACCTGGCCGAACGCATCGTGGTGCGGCAAACCTTCGGACCCGGGGACTTCGTGAACAACGTCAACGCGTGGCGCGGAGGGGCGTTGGGCCTGGCCCACACGCTCGGGCAAAGTGCTTTCTTCCGGCCCGCCAACAGGAGCGCCAAGGTGGAGGGTCTCCACTATGCGGGAAGCTCGGTGCGCCCCGGCGTCGGTGTTCCCATGTGCCTGATCAGTGCGGAAATCACTGCCAAGGCAGTCAACGGGATCAAGGATCTCGGACCATTCTCCATGGACGGCCAGAATCGCGACGCCCGCGAACCCGAAGGGGATGTGCAGGAAGAGCGGGTGGCCAAATGA
- a CDS encoding lycopene cyclase domain-containing protein, translating to MTYLLMLLALIGCMVLLDARYRLFVFARPIPALASLSMGTCIFLLWDVIAIDQGIFLHRESRLMTGLMIGEQMPLEEAFFLFFLCYQSMVLANGALAWRAHRARLRTGVEAP from the coding sequence ATGACGTACCTGCTGATGCTGCTCGCGCTGATCGGGTGCATGGTGTTGCTCGACGCCAGGTACCGGCTCTTCGTCTTCGCCCGGCCGATCCCGGCCCTCGCATCCCTGTCGATGGGGACCTGCATCTTCCTGCTATGGGACGTGATCGCGATCGACCAGGGCATCTTCCTGCACCGTGAATCACGGCTCATGACGGGGCTGATGATCGGGGAACAGATGCCGCTGGAGGAAGCCTTCTTCCTGTTCTTCCTCTGTTACCAAAGCATGGTGCTGGCCAACGGTGCACTGGCTTGGCGTGCGCATCGGGCCAGGCTGCGGACGGGAGTCGAGGCACCATGA
- a CDS encoding lycopene cyclase domain-containing protein — translation MNFALLSGWFLLGSLALFLVSLRLRRIPFGSVAPALGFAMAVLTVLTAVFDNVMIASGLFGYGDQTLLGIRVGLAPIEDFSYPLAAVLFMPALWWLGGGNAPAGKDRP, via the coding sequence ATGAATTTCGCCCTTCTCTCCGGGTGGTTCCTGCTCGGTTCACTGGCGCTTTTTCTGGTGTCCCTGCGGCTGCGCCGGATCCCGTTTGGATCCGTTGCGCCGGCCCTTGGTTTCGCGATGGCGGTCCTCACGGTGCTGACCGCGGTCTTCGACAACGTCATGATCGCCTCCGGGCTCTTTGGCTACGGGGACCAGACGCTGCTGGGGATCCGCGTGGGTCTGGCCCCGATCGAGGACTTCAGCTATCCGCTCGCGGCCGTGTTGTTCATGCCCGCGCTGTGGTGGCTTGGCGGCGGCAACGCACCGGCAGGGAAGGACCGTCCATGA
- a CDS encoding prenyltransferase, which yields MIRELFMTSRPVSWVNTAYPFAAAYLLAAGRIDWIWVVGTLFFLIPYNLAMYGVNDVFDYESDLLNPRKGGAEGAVLERTRHRGILVACAVATVPFLVILVLAGSWQANLVLLVSMFALLAYSAPGLRFKERPFLDSLTSSMHFVSPAVYGLVLAGAHFNGPLLALLVSFFLWGMASHAFGAVQDIVPDRAADLGSIGTVLGAKRTVRGAALAYLVSGLLLLFTTWPGPLAGLLTLPYLVNVLPYANIEDAESEHAHAGWVRFLWLNYVTGFFVTMVLIWYALERNV from the coding sequence ATGATCCGCGAACTGTTCATGACCAGCCGGCCGGTTTCATGGGTGAACACCGCCTACCCCTTTGCCGCCGCATACCTGCTGGCCGCGGGGCGGATCGACTGGATCTGGGTGGTTGGCACGCTCTTCTTCCTGATCCCCTACAACCTGGCCATGTATGGCGTGAACGACGTGTTCGACTACGAATCCGACCTGCTCAATCCGCGCAAGGGCGGCGCCGAGGGCGCCGTGCTGGAACGCACGCGGCACCGCGGCATACTGGTCGCCTGTGCCGTCGCGACAGTGCCGTTCCTGGTGATATTGGTGCTTGCCGGTTCCTGGCAGGCGAACCTGGTGCTGCTGGTGTCAATGTTTGCGCTGCTCGCCTACAGCGCCCCCGGGCTGCGTTTCAAGGAACGTCCCTTCCTGGATTCGCTGACCTCCAGCATGCACTTCGTGTCCCCGGCCGTCTATGGCTTGGTGCTTGCCGGCGCGCACTTCAACGGCCCGCTGCTGGCCTTGCTTGTCTCATTCTTCCTCTGGGGCATGGCCTCTCACGCCTTTGGCGCCGTGCAAGACATTGTTCCCGACCGTGCCGCCGACCTGGGTTCCATCGGCACGGTGCTCGGGGCCAAGCGGACGGTACGGGGCGCCGCGCTGGCCTATCTGGTGTCCGGGCTGCTGTTGCTGTTCACCACCTGGCCCGGGCCGTTGGCAGGGTTGTTGACCCTGCCGTACCTGGTCAATGTGCTGCCCTATGCCAACATCGAGGACGCGGAGTCGGAACACGCCCATGCAGGCTGGGTCAGGTTCCTCTGGCTGAACTACGTCACCGGATTCTTCGTCACCATGGTGCTGATTTGGTATGCGCTTGAACGCAATGTCTAA